From Enhydrobacter sp., the proteins below share one genomic window:
- a CDS encoding sulfoxide reductase heme-binding subunit YedZ — MTTRRTVFLLRLATLIGLCLPALELAWRWRADALGARPVTDATHVTGDWAVVFLLLSLALTPARGTFDWAPLVQVRRRIGVAAALYAVAHFLLYVLDQKWDLLVVATEIVKRFYLAIGFVGLLMLVALAVTSTDGWQRRLKRNWKRLHRLAYPAALLAILHFFVQSKINIGEAAVAAGLFAWLMAWRILPPRLRTRYLGLALLALAATACTVGFEVGWYGLVNKLGAERLLAVLSANLDPDLFPRPAHKVLLASLAAIALVALRRLAGTLWTKRYFQSTIARS; from the coding sequence GTGACCACGCGACGAACCGTCTTCCTGCTGCGCCTCGCCACGCTGATCGGGCTCTGCCTGCCGGCGCTCGAGCTCGCGTGGCGCTGGCGGGCCGACGCGCTGGGAGCGCGCCCGGTCACCGACGCCACGCACGTGACGGGCGATTGGGCCGTCGTCTTCCTGCTGCTGTCGCTCGCCCTCACGCCGGCACGCGGCACCTTCGACTGGGCGCCGCTGGTGCAGGTCCGCCGGCGCATCGGCGTGGCGGCGGCGCTCTACGCCGTCGCCCACTTCCTGCTCTACGTGCTCGACCAGAAGTGGGACCTGCTCGTCGTCGCGACGGAGATCGTCAAGCGCTTCTACCTCGCCATCGGCTTCGTCGGCCTGCTGATGCTGGTGGCGCTCGCCGTCACCTCGACCGACGGCTGGCAGCGCCGGCTGAAGCGCAACTGGAAGCGCCTGCACCGGCTGGCCTATCCGGCGGCGTTGCTGGCGATCCTGCACTTCTTCGTCCAGTCCAAGATCAACATCGGCGAGGCGGCGGTCGCCGCGGGCCTCTTCGCCTGGCTGATGGCGTGGCGCATCCTGCCGCCGCGCCTGCGCACGCGCTATCTCGGCCTGGCGCTGCTCGCCCTCGCCGCGACGGCCTGCACCGTCGGCTTCGAGGTCGGCTGGTACGGTCTCGTCAACAAGCTCGGCGCGGAGCGCCTGCTGGCCGTGCTGTCGGCCAACCTCGATCCCGACCTGTTCCCAAGGCCGGCGCACAAGGTGCTGCTGGCCTCACTGGCGGCGATCGCGCTGGTGGCGCTGCGCCGCCTCGCCGGAACCCTCTGGACGAAGCGCTATTTCCAGTCGACTATAGCGCGCTCCTGA
- a CDS encoding mandelate racemase/muconate lactonizing enzyme family protein has product MKIAKIEDLHCNAGWRDFSFVKITTDGGIVGWSEYNEGYGSAGITAVIRRMAQGLIGQDPRPIERIMQTIYAQIRQAPYGINQQAMAAIENALLDVKAKGLGVPVYELFGGPVRTRLPLYWSHCGSYRFRHAAAMGVDPVRSLDDLVKLGRHVKERGFKALKTNIFRFDLDPPDMHQPGFARTAGYPELNPDGATLAAIADGLAAFRQGAGPDMGILLDTNFNFKTEGYIKVARLCEPYDLFWLEIDSYDPEGLRLIRDRAPMAVASCESLFTRRQFRPFFENRSIDVAIIDVPWNGLMEGLKIAAMAEAYEINCAPHNFYGHMSTLMSAHLCATMPNFRVMEIDIDDVPWKDDLVTHPPVIEKGELIVPTRPGWGADVNEEAVRAHPPRNPHP; this is encoded by the coding sequence ATGAAGATCGCCAAGATCGAGGATTTGCACTGCAACGCCGGCTGGCGCGACTTTTCGTTCGTCAAGATCACCACCGACGGCGGCATCGTCGGCTGGTCCGAATACAACGAGGGCTACGGCAGCGCCGGCATCACCGCCGTCATCCGCCGCATGGCGCAGGGTCTGATCGGCCAGGATCCGCGGCCGATCGAGCGCATCATGCAGACGATCTACGCCCAGATCCGCCAGGCGCCCTATGGCATCAACCAGCAGGCGATGGCTGCCATCGAGAACGCACTGCTCGACGTCAAGGCCAAGGGGCTGGGCGTGCCGGTTTACGAGCTGTTCGGCGGGCCGGTGCGCACGCGCCTGCCGCTCTACTGGTCGCATTGCGGCAGCTATCGCTTCCGCCATGCCGCCGCGATGGGCGTCGATCCGGTGCGCTCGCTCGACGACCTGGTGAAGCTCGGCCGGCACGTGAAGGAAAGGGGCTTCAAGGCGCTGAAGACCAATATCTTCCGCTTCGATCTCGATCCGCCCGACATGCACCAGCCGGGCTTCGCGCGCACGGCGGGCTATCCCGAGCTCAATCCGGACGGCGCCACCTTGGCGGCCATCGCCGACGGCCTCGCGGCCTTTCGCCAGGGCGCTGGGCCGGACATGGGCATCCTTCTCGACACCAATTTCAACTTCAAGACCGAGGGCTACATAAAGGTGGCGCGGCTCTGCGAGCCCTACGATCTCTTCTGGCTCGAGATCGATTCCTACGATCCCGAGGGCCTTCGGCTGATCCGCGACCGTGCGCCAATGGCCGTCGCCTCCTGCGAATCGCTGTTCACGCGCCGCCAGTTCCGGCCGTTCTTCGAGAACCGCTCGATCGACGTGGCGATCATCGACGTGCCGTGGAACGGCCTCATGGAAGGCCTCAAGATCGCGGCAATGGCCGAGGCCTACGAGATCAACTGCGCGCCGCACAACTTCTACGGCCACATGTCGACGCTGATGAGCGCGCATCTGTGCGCCACCATGCCCAACTTCCGCGTCATGGAGATCGACATCGACGACGTGCCCTGGAAAGACGATCTCGTCACCCATCCCCCCGTCATCGAGAAGGGCGAGCTGATCGTGCCGACCCGTCCGGGTTGGGGCGCCGACGTCAACGAGGAAGCGGTGCGCGCGCACCCACCCAGGAATCCGCATCCCTGA
- a CDS encoding NIPSNAP family protein, with protein sequence MVYELRCYTLKPGKMPEYLKAAETIGRPARGQNYGVNHGYWTSEFGALNQIWHLWKYDSYEERTRLRGELAKHKPWTEGYVPVIRPLIERQDLRLMNAVVDILPDDGTTGNVYELRIYRTVLGGAQQYAENFRKVRAARDKYSRIWGAWTGEFPQPNEWIHLWRYKNLEERFQARGAAMKDPEWQAYLAKGPPNLAEMHSTLLLPTNYSPLK encoded by the coding sequence ATGGTCTACGAACTGCGCTGCTACACGCTCAAGCCCGGCAAGATGCCGGAGTATCTCAAGGCCGCCGAGACGATCGGCCGGCCGGCACGCGGCCAGAACTACGGCGTCAATCACGGTTACTGGACGTCCGAGTTCGGCGCGCTGAACCAGATCTGGCATCTGTGGAAGTACGACAGCTACGAGGAGCGCACCCGCCTGCGCGGCGAGCTCGCCAAGCACAAGCCGTGGACCGAGGGTTACGTGCCGGTGATCCGTCCGCTGATCGAGCGCCAGGATCTCCGCCTGATGAATGCGGTGGTCGATATCCTTCCGGACGACGGCACGACGGGCAATGTCTACGAGCTGCGCATCTACCGCACCGTGCTGGGCGGCGCCCAGCAATATGCCGAGAATTTCAGGAAGGTCCGCGCCGCGCGCGACAAGTACTCCAGGATCTGGGGCGCCTGGACGGGCGAGTTTCCGCAGCCCAACGAATGGATCCACCTGTGGCGCTACAAGAACCTCGAGGAACGCTTCCAGGCCCGCGGCGCGGCGATGAAGGATCCCGAATGGCAGGCCTATCTCGCGAAGGGTCCGCCGAATCTCGCCGAGATGCATTCGACCCTGCTGCTGCCGACGAACTATTCGCCGCTCAAGTGA
- a CDS encoding xanthine dehydrogenase family protein molybdopterin-binding subunit, translated as MDALTDDELALVKFGVGQPVPRKEDPTLLRGQGRYTDDIDLPGQVHAVMVRSRIAHGVLKGIDAAAARAMPGVLAVLTHADLESAGFGPLRCGMNIPDRDGKPMKTPPRHSLARDRVRFVGEPVACVVAENAIQARDAAEAVELDIDELPAVTSPAEALRPDAPQIHDEAPGNLVLDFHYGDADAVKKAFAAAAHVTRLEIVSNRVVVSPMEPRSAIGSYDAGADRWTLHVGCQGVMGIRGGLAKDLLNVPPAKVRVLTGNVGGSFGMKSQVYPEYGPLLLASKLLGRPVKWTDERSESFLSDHHGRDHQRVAELALDRDGNFLAVRLSGTGNAGAYIYPPMPATTNAVKNIIDVYKTPAMEVNSKVVFTNTTPVAAYRGAGRPEGNYYMERLIDAAAREMGIDKVELRRRNHIAPEQMPYKAPSGMNYDSGDFTAILDKALAAADWDGFEARRRQSAARNKLRGRGIGSYLEVTGPPSKEYGGIRFEDDGTVTMLSGTLDYGQGHATPFAQVLSERTGIPFERFRLLQGDSDQLEVGGGTGGSKSALVGSQAFIEAADRLIEQGRQIAAHVLEASAVDIEFSRGRFTIAGTDRGIGVMELAERLRSGLKLPPDVPQSLDVSHVSDNPPFSFPNGCHVAEVEIDRDTGIVEVVRYFMVNDFGTVINPMLVAGQAHGGVVQGIGQALMERTLYDPQGQPVAGTYMDYALPRASDAPDFSIENHSVPCKTNLLGVKGCGEAGCAGALPSVMNAVIDALSEYGIHHIDMPVTPEKVWRILNGQRGSE; from the coding sequence ATGGATGCCTTGACCGACGACGAGTTGGCGCTGGTAAAGTTCGGGGTCGGCCAACCGGTGCCGCGCAAGGAGGATCCGACGCTCCTGCGCGGCCAGGGCCGCTACACCGACGACATCGATCTTCCGGGCCAGGTCCATGCCGTCATGGTGCGCAGCCGGATCGCGCACGGCGTCCTGAAGGGCATCGACGCCGCGGCGGCCCGCGCCATGCCGGGCGTGCTCGCGGTTCTGACGCACGCCGATCTCGAATCGGCGGGCTTCGGCCCACTGCGCTGCGGCATGAACATCCCCGATCGCGACGGCAAGCCGATGAAGACGCCGCCGCGGCATTCGCTTGCCCGCGACCGCGTGCGCTTCGTCGGCGAGCCGGTCGCCTGCGTCGTCGCCGAGAACGCGATCCAGGCCAGGGACGCCGCCGAGGCCGTCGAGCTCGACATCGACGAACTGCCGGCCGTCACCAGCCCGGCCGAGGCGTTGCGGCCCGATGCGCCGCAAATTCACGACGAGGCGCCGGGCAACCTCGTCCTCGACTTCCACTACGGCGATGCCGACGCGGTGAAGAAGGCCTTTGCCGCGGCCGCTCACGTCACGCGGCTCGAGATCGTTTCCAACCGGGTCGTCGTCAGCCCGATGGAGCCGCGCTCGGCGATCGGCAGCTACGATGCCGGGGCCGATCGCTGGACCCTGCATGTCGGCTGCCAGGGCGTGATGGGCATCCGCGGCGGCCTCGCCAAGGATCTGTTGAACGTGCCGCCGGCGAAGGTGCGCGTGCTCACCGGCAATGTCGGCGGCTCGTTCGGCATGAAGAGCCAGGTCTATCCCGAGTACGGGCCGCTGCTGCTCGCCTCGAAGCTCCTGGGCCGGCCGGTCAAGTGGACCGACGAGCGCTCGGAAAGCTTCCTGAGCGACCACCACGGCCGCGATCATCAGCGCGTCGCCGAGCTGGCGCTGGACAGGGACGGCAACTTCCTCGCCGTGCGGCTGAGCGGCACCGGCAACGCCGGCGCCTACATCTATCCGCCGATGCCGGCCACGACCAATGCGGTGAAGAACATCATCGACGTCTACAAGACGCCGGCCATGGAGGTGAACTCAAAGGTGGTGTTCACCAACACCACGCCGGTCGCCGCCTATCGCGGCGCCGGCCGTCCCGAGGGCAACTACTACATGGAACGGCTGATCGACGCCGCCGCGCGCGAGATGGGCATCGACAAGGTCGAACTGCGTCGTCGCAACCACATCGCGCCGGAGCAGATGCCCTACAAGGCGCCATCGGGCATGAACTACGATTCGGGCGACTTCACCGCGATCCTCGACAAGGCGCTCGCCGCCGCCGACTGGGACGGCTTCGAGGCGCGGCGCCGGCAGAGCGCGGCGCGCAACAAGCTGCGCGGCCGCGGCATCGGCTCCTATCTCGAGGTCACCGGACCGCCGAGCAAGGAATATGGCGGCATCCGCTTCGAGGACGACGGTACGGTCACCATGCTGAGCGGCACGCTCGACTACGGCCAGGGCCACGCCACGCCCTTCGCCCAGGTGCTGAGCGAGCGCACCGGCATCCCGTTCGAGCGTTTCCGCCTGCTGCAGGGCGATTCGGACCAGCTCGAGGTCGGCGGCGGCACCGGCGGCTCCAAGTCGGCGCTGGTCGGCAGTCAGGCCTTCATCGAGGCGGCCGACAGGCTGATCGAGCAGGGCAGGCAGATCGCGGCTCACGTGCTCGAGGCGTCGGCCGTCGACATCGAGTTTTCGCGCGGGCGTTTCACCATCGCCGGTACCGACCGCGGCATCGGCGTCATGGAACTGGCGGAGCGGCTGCGCAGCGGGCTGAAGCTGCCGCCCGACGTGCCGCAGTCGCTCGACGTCAGCCATGTCTCCGACAATCCGCCCTTCTCGTTCCCCAACGGCTGCCACGTGGCCGAGGTCGAGATCGACCGTGACACCGGCATCGTCGAGGTGGTGCGCTACTTCATGGTCAACGACTTCGGCACGGTCATCAATCCGATGCTGGTTGCGGGCCAGGCGCATGGCGGCGTGGTGCAGGGCATCGGCCAGGCGTTGATGGAGCGCACGCTCTACGACCCGCAGGGCCAGCCGGTCGCCGGCACCTACATGGACTACGCCCTGCCGCGGGCCTCCGACGCGCCCGATTTCTCCATCGAGAACCATTCGGTCCCGTGCAAGACCAACCTGCTCGGCGTGAAGGGCTGCGGCGAGGCCGGCTGTGCCGGCGCCTTGCCGTCGGTGATGAATGCCGTGATCGATGCGCTTTCGGAGTACGGCATCCACCACATCGACATGCCGGTGACGCCCGAGAAGGTGTGGCGGATCCTGAACGGTCAGCGCGGCAGCGAGTAG
- a CDS encoding glutathione S-transferase family protein — translation MLTFYFSPGSSSMAVHIALHETGAPFEARPLSLAGKDTRKPDFLAVNPVGKVPTLVIDGRPLTEVAGCLFYLARTHPAAELLPVNDPEREAQVVSWMSYIASTLHPARREGLEHAREVYKVADRKLGRPDWIVGQYSIADIHLFRLFWRFRNSLEPKPGDFPNIEAHYERMMARPAVRKTIGIEEKIGYSLPR, via the coding sequence ATGCTGACCTTCTATTTCTCCCCCGGTTCGAGCTCGATGGCGGTGCACATCGCCCTGCACGAAACGGGCGCGCCCTTCGAGGCGCGTCCGCTGTCGCTCGCCGGCAAGGACACGCGCAAGCCCGACTTCCTCGCCGTCAATCCGGTCGGCAAGGTGCCGACCCTGGTGATCGACGGCCGGCCGCTCACCGAGGTGGCGGGCTGCCTGTTCTATCTGGCGCGCACCCATCCCGCGGCGGAGCTGCTGCCCGTGAACGACCCCGAGCGCGAGGCCCAGGTCGTGTCGTGGATGTCCTACATCGCCTCGACCCTCCATCCGGCCCGGCGCGAGGGGCTCGAGCACGCACGCGAGGTCTACAAGGTCGCCGACCGCAAGCTCGGCCGGCCGGACTGGATCGTCGGCCAGTACTCGATCGCCGACATCCACCTCTTCCGCCTGTTCTGGCGCTTCCGCAATTCGCTCGAGCCCAAGCCTGGCGACTTCCCCAACATCGAGGCCCACTACGAGCGCATGATGGCGCGTCCCGCGGTGAGGAAGACGATCGGGATCGAGGAGAAGATCGGCTACTCGCTGCCGCGCTGA
- a CDS encoding ABC transporter substrate-binding protein — MSSNHSKRSRVNRRQFVKGAAAMGGAMAFPSWPVLAQGVPNEFDGSKFQLAAPEPNPKSGGVLRYGITMRPPHFDFHQSGTINSLGSQGCMFDNLVRRDPRDSGKTIIPDLAHSWQISKDGKTYTFHLRKGVQFHDGAELTSEDVKATFDRIRKPPEGINMPRGKLFAAVEEIATPDKYIVEFKLSAPRPASFIMGAIASGWNGIVRKKTLEDNGYNLRRVVDIPGTGPFKSKRRVENEVWVMEKHPNYWNKAGGLPYLDGVEFYHALPFSPELGSSLLSGRVDYARLLDPGSLRRVKSTQGMSGTDFYQSVIQATWMNNRKKPFDDPRVRRAFHLVLDKPVLVDVVKDIAPMMVGGFIYPFSDFATPLPELSKRLGYQADPAASIKEARALMKAAGHEKGISGLDYLVREVASFKLWSQAIQAMLQQTLNVQSTIRTTVESVWFDDIRTGKFDLAIGAIVSTLIDPSDYFNAWYSKDGPQNYSAWNNAKFNELLPKIDTEVDAKKRLEYIRQAEMIMEEDPPLLPMSWEKINDGWYNYVKGHRPNDYFGIYDVVRLDTFWLDK, encoded by the coding sequence ATGTCCAGCAATCACTCCAAGCGTTCCCGCGTAAACCGTCGACAGTTCGTGAAGGGCGCCGCCGCGATGGGCGGAGCGATGGCCTTTCCGTCGTGGCCCGTCCTGGCGCAGGGCGTGCCCAACGAGTTCGACGGCTCGAAGTTCCAGCTCGCCGCGCCCGAGCCCAATCCGAAATCCGGCGGCGTGCTGCGCTATGGCATCACGATGCGGCCGCCGCACTTCGACTTCCATCAATCCGGCACGATCAACAGTCTGGGCAGCCAGGGCTGCATGTTCGACAACCTGGTCCGTCGCGATCCGCGCGACAGTGGCAAGACCATCATCCCCGACCTCGCCCACAGCTGGCAGATCTCGAAGGACGGCAAGACCTACACCTTCCACCTGCGCAAGGGCGTGCAGTTCCACGACGGTGCGGAGCTCACGTCGGAGGACGTGAAGGCGACCTTCGATCGCATCCGCAAGCCGCCCGAGGGCATCAACATGCCGCGCGGCAAGCTGTTCGCCGCCGTCGAGGAGATCGCCACGCCCGACAAGTACATCGTCGAGTTCAAGCTCTCCGCGCCGCGGCCGGCGAGCTTCATCATGGGCGCCATTGCCAGCGGCTGGAACGGCATCGTCCGCAAGAAGACGCTGGAGGACAACGGCTACAACCTCCGTCGCGTCGTCGACATCCCGGGCACCGGGCCGTTCAAGAGCAAGCGGCGGGTCGAGAACGAGGTTTGGGTGATGGAGAAGCACCCGAACTACTGGAACAAGGCCGGCGGCCTGCCCTATCTCGACGGCGTCGAGTTCTACCACGCCCTGCCGTTCTCGCCGGAGCTCGGCTCCAGCCTTCTCTCGGGCCGCGTCGACTATGCGCGCCTGCTCGATCCCGGCTCGCTGCGACGCGTGAAGTCGACGCAGGGCATGTCGGGCACCGACTTCTATCAAAGCGTCATCCAGGCGACTTGGATGAACAACAGGAAGAAGCCGTTCGACGATCCGCGGGTGCGCCGCGCCTTCCACCTCGTGCTCGACAAGCCCGTGCTGGTCGACGTGGTGAAGGACATCGCGCCGATGATGGTCGGCGGCTTCATCTATCCGTTCTCCGATTTCGCCACGCCGCTGCCCGAGCTCAGCAAGCGGCTCGGCTACCAGGCCGATCCGGCCGCCTCGATCAAGGAGGCGCGCGCGCTGATGAAGGCGGCCGGCCACGAGAAGGGCATCTCCGGCCTCGACTACCTCGTGCGCGAGGTGGCCTCGTTCAAGCTGTGGTCGCAGGCTATCCAGGCCATGCTGCAGCAGACCCTGAACGTCCAGTCGACGATCCGCACGACGGTGGAGTCGGTGTGGTTCGACGACATCCGCACCGGCAAGTTCGACCTCGCCATCGGCGCGATCGTGTCGACGCTGATCGACCCGTCGGACTACTTCAACGCCTGGTACAGCAAGGACGGGCCGCAGAACTACTCGGCGTGGAACAACGCCAAGTTCAACGAGCTGCTGCCCAAGATCGACACCGAGGTCGACGCCAAGAAGCGGCTCGAGTACATCCGGCAGGCCGAGATGATCATGGAAGAAGACCCGCCGCTGCTCCCCATGTCGTGGGAGAAGATCAACGACGGCTGGTACAACTACGTGAAGGGCCATCGGCCGAACGACTATTTCGGCATCTACGACGTGGTGCGCCTCGACACGTTCTGGCTCGACAAGTAG
- a CDS encoding ABC transporter ATP-binding protein, which yields MPARTILQVEDLQTHFFTAVGTVRAVDGVSYSVKAGETLGVVGESGCGKSVTALSILRLVANPPGRIVGGSVRFEGRNLFDLSDAEMERIRGNEISMIFQEPMTSLNPLYTVGHQIAEAVALHQGLSKREAWQRAVEMLRRVSIPEPERRSHAYPHQLSGGMRQRVMIAMALSCNPKVLIADEPTTALDVTIQAQILDLMRELQETFGTAIVLITHDMGVVAENADRVVVMYAGRKVEEAPATELFDNPAHPYTRGLLGSIPHLDSAAKNGGRRERLNEIKGMVPSLFNLPAGCSFAPRCAAASDRCRTTVPPLEQRRPGHWVACWHPGAAA from the coding sequence ATGCCAGCCCGCACGATTCTGCAAGTCGAGGATCTCCAGACCCACTTCTTCACCGCCGTTGGCACCGTGCGCGCCGTCGACGGCGTTTCATATTCGGTGAAGGCCGGCGAGACGCTCGGCGTGGTCGGCGAATCGGGCTGCGGCAAGAGCGTGACGGCATTGTCGATCCTTCGCCTTGTCGCCAATCCTCCCGGCCGCATCGTCGGTGGTTCGGTGCGCTTCGAGGGCAGGAACCTCTTCGATCTGTCGGACGCGGAGATGGAGCGCATCCGCGGCAACGAGATCTCGATGATCTTCCAGGAGCCGATGACCTCGCTCAATCCGCTCTACACGGTCGGCCACCAGATCGCCGAGGCTGTTGCACTGCACCAGGGATTGAGCAAGCGCGAAGCGTGGCAGCGTGCGGTCGAGATGCTGCGTCGCGTCTCCATTCCCGAACCGGAGCGCAGGTCCCACGCTTATCCGCATCAGCTTTCCGGCGGCATGCGCCAGCGCGTGATGATCGCCATGGCGCTGTCGTGTAACCCCAAGGTCCTCATCGCCGACGAGCCGACCACCGCGCTCGACGTCACCATCCAGGCCCAGATCCTCGACCTGATGCGCGAACTGCAGGAGACCTTCGGCACGGCGATCGTCCTGATCACCCACGACATGGGCGTGGTCGCGGAGAACGCCGACCGCGTGGTCGTGATGTATGCCGGCCGCAAGGTCGAGGAGGCGCCGGCGACCGAGCTGTTCGACAATCCGGCCCATCCCTACACTCGCGGATTGCTGGGTTCGATCCCGCATCTCGACTCGGCGGCGAAGAACGGCGGGCGGCGGGAGCGTTTGAACGAGATCAAGGGCATGGTGCCGTCGCTGTTCAACCTGCCGGCGGGATGCAGCTTCGCGCCGCGCTGCGCCGCTGCCAGCGATCGTTGCCGCACGACCGTTCCGCCGCTCGAACAGCGCCGCCCCGGCCACTGGGTCGCCTGCTGGCATCCCGGAGCGGCGGCATGA
- a CDS encoding dipeptide ABC transporter ATP-binding protein has protein sequence MSAPPLLEVSGLKKHFPIRQGLFSRVSGHVHAVDGVSFTIAPGETLGLVGESGCGKSTVGRTLLKLLEPTDGTIKVGGDDITHLEPDAMLPYRRRMQMIYQDPYASLNPRMSAGEIVGEPLIVHQLGSPAERHDRVAALFERVGLRPEAVHSYPHEFSGGQRQRIGIARALSLNPELIVGDEPVSALDVSIQAQIINLLMDLQEEFGLSYLFVAHDLAVVEHISHRVAVMYLGRIVEMTDRKSLFEMPLHPYSEALLSAVPIPKSSSRGRKRVILTGDVPSPINPPSGCHFHTRCPYAMPRCRREAPALREVAPGHLAACHLHDGGVTFPLGPTNYG, from the coding sequence ATGAGTGCGCCGCCCCTGCTCGAGGTCTCCGGCCTCAAGAAGCACTTTCCGATCCGTCAGGGCCTGTTCTCGCGCGTGTCGGGCCACGTCCATGCGGTCGACGGCGTGTCGTTCACCATCGCGCCCGGCGAAACGCTGGGTCTGGTGGGCGAAAGCGGCTGCGGCAAGTCCACTGTCGGTCGCACGCTGCTCAAGCTGCTCGAGCCGACCGACGGGACGATCAAGGTCGGCGGCGACGACATCACCCATCTCGAACCCGATGCCATGCTGCCCTACCGGCGGCGCATGCAGATGATCTACCAGGACCCCTATGCCTCGCTCAATCCGCGCATGTCGGCGGGCGAGATCGTCGGCGAGCCGCTGATCGTGCACCAACTCGGCTCCCCGGCCGAACGACACGACCGCGTGGCGGCGCTGTTCGAGCGCGTCGGCCTGCGTCCCGAGGCGGTCCACTCCTATCCGCACGAATTCTCCGGCGGCCAGCGCCAGAGGATCGGCATCGCCCGCGCGCTGTCGCTCAATCCCGAGCTGATCGTCGGCGACGAACCGGTGTCGGCGCTCGACGTGTCGATCCAGGCGCAGATCATCAACCTGCTGATGGATCTGCAGGAAGAGTTCGGGCTGTCCTACCTGTTCGTCGCCCACGACCTGGCCGTGGTCGAGCACATCAGCCACCGCGTGGCGGTGATGTATCTCGGCCGCATCGTCGAGATGACCGACCGCAAGAGCCTGTTCGAGATGCCGCTGCATCCCTACAGCGAGGCCCTGCTGTCGGCCGTGCCGATTCCCAAGTCGAGTTCGCGCGGGCGCAAGCGCGTCATTCTGACGGGCGACGTGCCGAGCCCGATCAACCCGCCGTCCGGCTGCCACTTCCACACGCGCTGTCCCTACGCCATGCCGCGCTGCCGTCGGGAGGCGCCCGCCCTGCGCGAAGTCGCCCCCGGGCATCTGGCCGCCTGCCATCTGCACGACGGCGGCGTGACCTTCCCGCTGGGACCTACGAATTATGGATGA
- a CDS encoding sel1 repeat family protein: MRLLTSLLLVFLCTASPVSAGPYEDGTAAYSRSDYATAMRLLRPLADQGNGGAQIYVGMMHELGQGVSKNGAVAAEWYRKAADKGWASAQGNLGALYAQGLGVPRDYVQAYKWWTLAAARFQASQRERRDITLKSRNEIAAKMTQAQIAEAERQAKEWKPR; encoded by the coding sequence ATGCGCCTTCTGACCTCGCTGCTGCTGGTGTTCCTTTGTACCGCATCGCCCGTGTCCGCTGGCCCCTACGAGGATGGCACAGCCGCCTATTCGCGGAGCGACTACGCGACGGCGATGCGTCTATTGCGCCCGCTCGCCGACCAGGGCAATGGCGGCGCCCAGATCTATGTCGGCATGATGCACGAACTCGGCCAGGGCGTGTCGAAGAACGGCGCGGTGGCGGCGGAGTGGTACCGCAAGGCCGCCGACAAGGGCTGGGCCAGCGCCCAGGGCAACCTCGGCGCCCTGTACGCGCAAGGTCTCGGTGTGCCGCGGGACTACGTGCAGGCCTACAAGTGGTGGACCCTCGCGGCTGCGCGCTTCCAGGCGTCCCAGCGCGAGCGACGCGATATCACCCTCAAGAGCCGCAACGAGATCGCCGCGAAGATGACGCAAGCCCAGATCGCGGAGGCAGAGAGACAGGCGAAGGAGTGGAAGCCGAGGTAA
- a CDS encoding ABC transporter permease, whose protein sequence is MTVITPGQTAVAPPGRLRAIGRGLRTFARRSPLSAFWGVVAALIVVMAVAAPAIAPYPPLKSDFRAMQKPPSEAHWFGTDQIGRDTLSRVIHGSRTSLTVALGAVLFGTTVGALWGLACGYFGGRFDMVSQRIIEFLQSFPDLILAMAIAMALGGGLGTVIVAIAVTRIPFGGRVIRSVVLSLKEMQYVEAARGIGASHARLMFRHILPQCVAPYLILATTHLGVAIVIEASLGFLGVGIPPPNPTWGNMLSDALNAGLVPPWWLVFFPGAAITLTVLAFNLLGDGIRDMLDPRLRGSV, encoded by the coding sequence ATGACCGTCATCACGCCCGGCCAGACCGCCGTCGCTCCTCCCGGCCGCCTGCGCGCCATCGGGAGAGGATTGCGCACTTTCGCGCGCCGCTCGCCGCTATCGGCCTTCTGGGGCGTCGTCGCAGCGCTGATCGTGGTCATGGCGGTCGCCGCGCCCGCGATCGCGCCCTACCCGCCGCTCAAGTCCGACTTCCGGGCGATGCAGAAGCCGCCGAGCGAAGCGCACTGGTTCGGCACCGACCAGATCGGACGCGACACGCTCTCCCGGGTGATCCACGGCAGCCGGACCTCGCTCACGGTGGCGCTGGGGGCGGTGCTGTTCGGCACGACCGTCGGCGCGCTGTGGGGGCTTGCCTGCGGCTATTTCGGCGGCCGCTTCGACATGGTCAGTCAGCGCATCATCGAATTCCTGCAATCCTTCCCCGATCTCATACTGGCGATGGCCATTGCCATGGCGCTGGGCGGCGGGCTCGGCACGGTGATCGTGGCGATCGCCGTCACGCGCATCCCGTTCGGGGGCCGCGTCATCCGCTCGGTCGTGCTGTCGCTCAAGGAGATGCAGTATGTCGAGGCCGCGCGCGGCATCGGCGCCTCGCATGCGCGGCTGATGTTCCGCCACATCCTGCCGCAATGCGTGGCCCCCTACCTGATCCTCGCCACCACGCATCTCGGCGTCGCCATCGTCATCGAGGCGTCGCTCGGCTTCCTCGGCGTCGGCATCCCGCCACCCAATCCGACCTGGGGCAACATGCTGTCCGACGCGCTGAATGCCGGGCTCGTGCCGCCGTGGTGGCTGGTGTTCTTTCCCGGGGCCGCCATCACGCTCACCGTGCTGGCCTTCAACCTGCTGGGCGACGGCATCCGCGACATGCTCGATCCCAGGCTGCGCGGCTCGGTCTGA